DNA from Leptotrichia trevisanii DSM 22070:
AAGTTACAAATGTAGAACATTTGTATAAAAGGGCTGTGGCTTATGGAATGCCAGGATATTTTATTGAAGATGGAAATGATGTTCTGTCAGTATATGAAACGTTTGAAAAGGCTGTGAAGCATGTAAGAGAAGGAAAAGGACCAGTTTTCATTGAAAGTATAACTTACAGATGGTTTGGACATTCTAGTTCAGATCCAGGGAAATATAGAACAAAAGAGGAAGTTGACGGATGGAAGTTAAAAGATCCTAACTTAAAATTCAGAAATTATTTACTTGAAAACAATATTGCAACAGAGGAAGAATTAGTAGAACTTGAAGAAAGATCAAAAAAACAGATTGAAAATGCAGTGGAATTTGCGAAAAATAGTCCAGAACCTACTTTGGAATCTGCATTTGAAGATATATTTGCAAATTAGAAAAGGAGATAAAGATGGAAACAAAGTTGATGTCTGTAAAAGAGGCAATTATTACAGCAATGTCGGAAGAGATGAGAAAAGATGAAAATGTATTTTTAATGGGAGAAGATGTAGGAATTTTTGGAGGAGATTTTGGAACATCGGTTGGAATGCTGGAAGAATTTGGCCCAGAACGAATAAAAGATATGCCAATTTCAGAATCTGCAATTTCTGGAGCTGCAATTGGTGCGGCAATGACAGGGCTTCGTCCAATAGTTGATGTAACATTCATGGATTTTATCGTTTATATGATGGACAACATTGTAAATCAGGCAGCAAAAACTAGATATATGTTTGGTGGAAAAGGACAAGTGCCTGTAACATTCAGATGTGCGGCAGGTTCTGGAGTAGGTTCAGCTGCACAACATTCACAATCGCTTGAATCTTGGTTTACTCATATTCCAGGAGTAAAAGTTGTTGCGCCGGGGACACCTGCAGATGTAAAAGGGCTTTTAAAATCAGTAATTCGTGATAATAACCCAGTAATTTTCCTTGAATATAAAGCACAATACAATATGAAAGGTGAAGTTCCTACAGATCCTGAATTTATTATTCCTTTAGGAAAAGGAGAAATTAAAAAAGAAGGAAAAGATATTACAATTGTAACTTATGGAAGAATGCTGGAAAGAGTAATGAAGGCAGCAGAAATTGCAGAAAGTGAAGGGATTAGCGTAGAAGTGGTGGATCCTAGAACATTGATTCCGCTAGACAAGGAAATTATTTTGAATTCTGTTAAAAAAACAGGAAGAGTAATCTTAGTAAATGATGCTCACAAAACAAACGGGTTTATCGGGGAGATTTCTGCAATTATTTCAGAAAGTGACACATTTGACTATTTGGATCATCCAATTGTGAGG
Protein-coding regions in this window:
- a CDS encoding alpha-ketoacid dehydrogenase subunit beta codes for the protein METKLMSVKEAIITAMSEEMRKDENVFLMGEDVGIFGGDFGTSVGMLEEFGPERIKDMPISESAISGAAIGAAMTGLRPIVDVTFMDFIVYMMDNIVNQAAKTRYMFGGKGQVPVTFRCAAGSGVGSAAQHSQSLESWFTHIPGVKVVAPGTPADVKGLLKSVIRDNNPVIFLEYKAQYNMKGEVPTDPEFIIPLGKGEIKKEGKDITIVTYGRMLERVMKAAEIAESEGISVEVVDPRTLIPLDKEIILNSVKKTGRVILVNDAHKTNGFIGEISAIISESDTFDYLDHPIVRLAGEDVPIPYNHALETAMVPNVEKIVEAIRKVKNKQ